One Plasmodium cynomolgi strain B DNA, chromosome 12, whole genome shotgun sequence genomic region harbors:
- a CDS encoding hypothetical protein (putative) — protein sequence MVYSYDSTLPKFKLYQTVVHRYGTNRPVISVTSSQGYMQKFFDSSATNLITTYIFLILFLSLCYRLIDKAFFQGRLINSIFSFDEEDLDSRVENESDEIDYNKADDGDSYYYDASEENEKNEKQEQVEKVTLESPENVELEMDIEKS from the exons ATGGTGTACTCATACGACAGTACTCTtccaaaatttaaattataccAAACTGTAGTTCACAGATATGGAACTAATCGACCAGTCATTTCAGTGACTTCCAGCCAAGGGTATATGCAAAAGTTCTTTGACAGTTCGGCCACTAACCTGATTACTACCTATATTTTcttgattttgtttttatcttTGTGCTACAGATTAATTGATAAG GCGTTTTTCCAAGGCCGATTAATAAACAGCATCTTCAGTTTCGATGAGGAAGATTTAGACTCCAGAGTTGAAAATGAATCTGATGAAATCGATTACAACAAAGCTGATGATGGGGATTCATACTACTATGATGCCtcagaagaaaacgaaaaaaatgaaaaacaggAACAAGTTGAAAAAGTAACTTTGGAATCCCCAGAAAATGTAGAACTCGAAATGGACATAGAAAAATCTTAA
- a CDS encoding hypothetical protein (putative), which produces SNIICKNAFVSKGTVGAPDLIRVQSRNLADHPTDQNEYMTNEVGQEGAEDTLVEIEDDLYDNPQGNGNTAQGELADPLFEIIDDMYENSQGNRNTTEELFQSAYDRAGLSEKCHIVFHSFREEDINEIINSVNDNLYKREMLERWILLHEDAAGKVHTLKEHLSYYLRKLKSLYNVDENIAEEQMQKSNHTIDSTIRITEEYHNKLFFYYVIKDNLHESNHERFINICRNTFTLFINELVTMGEGKLNKCVLE; this is translated from the exons AGCAATATTATATGcaag AATGCGTTTGTCTCGAAGGGTACTGTTGGAGCGCCTGATCTGATCCGCGTACAGTCAAGAAATTTAGCCGATCATCCCACGGAccaaaatgaatatatgaCTAATGAGGTTGGCCAGGAAGGGGCAGAAGACACTCTTGTCGAAATTGAAGACGACCTGTACGATAACCCACAAGGAAATGGTAACACTGCACAAGGAGAATTAGCAGACCCTCTTTTCGAAATTATAGACGACATGTATGAAAACTCACAAGGAAATAGAAACACGACAGAAGAACTTTTCCAAAGTGCGTACGACCGAGCTGGGTTAAGTGAAAAATGCCACATCGTTTTTCATAGCTTTAGAGAAGAagatataaatgaaataataaattcgGTGAATGATAATTTATACAAGAGGGAGATGCTTGAGAGATGGATACTGCTACACGAAGATGCAGCAGGAAAGGTGCACACTTTGAAGGAGCATTTATCGTATTatttgagaaaattaaaaagtttgtATAACGTGGATGAAAACATTGCAGAGGAACAAATGCAGAAGAGCAATCATACTATTGACTCAACCATCAGAATCACGGAGGAGTATCAcaataaactttttttctactaCGTCATAAAGGATAATTTGCACGAGTCTAATCACGAgcgttttataaatatatgcagaAACACGTTTACCTTATTTATAAATGAGCTAGTTACTATGGGGGAGGGTAAGCTAAATAAATGTGTACTCGAG
- a CDS encoding hypothetical protein (putative) has translation MRNFNNASNNTFQSEYSANLESSFVSSSVDDAKNTMKRKSKFFSFTKICTFSLLVLMSQCYENGNSSSSVCTFNGLNNGAGLRSLRMLASAESEVQFEGASAENEEEECTQVQGEKKNCKASSSPDSNAVDKTCQTNCGACTCGFKTLDLYFEKKLMDILDAGNKKAEAIVDAGAHVMNGLKNYLKYVLLFSPLLLEFLASKLLLSGYYKSSQFVSSVCVTFYLYVFYKIVKNCALEREGYLAYENYSPRRVPFRRGCSGSSCETFYTNDVCPRSGCESPCNKKSGSCSKKEDSKCKSAKSKPRSA, from the exons atgagaaatttcAATAACGCGAGCAACAATACTTTCCAGAGTGAATACTCTGCAAATTTAGAGAGTAGTTTCGTTTCTTCATCTGTGGATGACGCAAAGAATACTATGAAACGAAAGAGTAAATTCTTCAGTTTTACCAAAATTTGTACCTTTTCCCTTCTCGTGTTGATGTCCCAGTGTTACGAAAAT GGCAACTCGAGCAGTTCCGTTTGCACGTTCAACGGCCTTAACAATGGTGCAGGTTTAAGGTCCCTTAGAATGTTAGCGTCTGCAGAATCGGAAGTCCAGTTTGAAGGTGCATCcgcagaaaatgaagaagaagagtgTACTCAAGTgcaaggggaaaagaaaaattgtaagGCATCATCTTCGCCAGACAGTAATGCTGTTGATAAGACGTGCCAAACTAACTGTGGAGCCTGCACATGTGGTTTTAAAACTTTagatttatattttgaaaagaaattaatggATATCTTAGACGCGGGAAACAAGAAAGCTGAAGCGATTGTGGATGCCGGAGCTCACGTTATGAATGGATTAAAGAACTACCTTAAATATGTCCTTCTTTTCTCACCACTTTTACTTGAATTTTTAGCAAGCAAACTTTTACTATCAGGATATTATAAGTCATCTCAATTCGTATCCAGTGTGTGTGTTACGTTTTACTTGTACgtgttttacaaaattgtaaagaaTTGCGCATTGGAAAGAGAAGGTTATCTAGCTTATGAGAATTACTCTCCACGTAGAGTTCCCTTCCGCAGAGGATGCAGTGGCAGTAGCTGTGAAACTTTTTACACTAATGATGTCTGCCCTCGTAGCGGCTGCGAAAGTCCCTGCAACAAGAAGAGTGGTTCCtgcagcaaaaaggaagactcAAAATGCAAGAGTGCAAAATCTAAGCCAAGAAGTGCTTAA